Below is a genomic region from Brassica oleracea var. oleracea cultivar TO1000 chromosome C9, BOL, whole genome shotgun sequence.
TTGTCTAAAAGCAAGACTTCTGAAGCTGATGAAGGCAACACTCGTCCACCGGGTGTTAAAGCATCTAAGGCGCGTGGTAAGAAGACGGTAGAGGGGAATGGACTGTCTGAGTTTCAGTCAATGTGATCCATTAAACAGCAGGATCTAGCCATGAAAGAAATGTTGTCCAAGATGTCTCTGCTTGACAGTCTTATTGCAAAAAAAGAGCCACTGTATGAGTGCGAAAAAGCTCTAAAGAAGAAGCTGATTAATGACTTGTTGGCTGTTTAAGTTTATGTGTTCTGTGGTCTGTTTAAGTTTATGTTTGTGTCCTCTGCTTGAGTTCCTTTGTTTGTTGTTTGTTGTCTTGGAGTTTATGTTTCTGTCGTCGAGTTTAAGTTTATGTATGTTGTTCTGTTTCTGACAATGAAAGTGTCTTGTTTAACTAGTTCTGATGTTTGTTCTTGTTTGAAAACAATCTTGTTCTGGCAACATCTAGGCGTCTAAATGTTGTTATGTTTCTTGTTGTTAAATTTCTTGTTCTTGTCGCAGTTCTTGTTATGTTTACAATGTTTTTGTTCTTGTTAATGCTAACCAGTTCTTGTTCTTGTTAATGCATGTGAGAGAATCATTAACTGAAAGCTGTTGAGAGCAAAGATCAGAACATGAGACAGAGGTTAGGTCATTGACTGAAAGATCAGAAGATCAGAACATGAGAGAGTAGACGAGAAAGAGGTCAGGTCATTGACTGAAAGCTGTTGAGAGAGGTCAGATCAGAAGATCAGTTTCTTGTCACGCTGTTGTTGTCATGAGTGGAGAGGTGGTGTCTTGTTTCTTGTCTTGTAGTTGTCACGATGTTGTTGTTAATTCTTGTATTATTTGCCTCTTGTATCACGAGTTTTGTATTTTTGCATCACAGACACAAGTGTAATCACACACACAAAAGAATCTTTGGGTCTTGTTCTATTAGTTGTCTTTTGTTATATTATTTGCCTCTTGTTTCACGAGTGTGTAAAATGAATTGAAATTATTTGCCTTTTATGAATTGTCTTGTATTCTCTCATTTCTCTCAATTCTCTCCATAAAAGAATTCTATCTCATGTTCTTGACTCCATACTTTTTCTAAAACAATTCTATTTTGTATTCTCTCATCTGTCTCCATTCTTTTCATTCTCTTTCTAAAACAATTCTATCTCACGGCATCTTCTTCTCATAACGATTTTGAAGACTCGTTTGATGAAACTTTCGATCAATATTTTGAATAGACGTTCGAGAATCTGATCATTGATCAAGAAGATGAAAGGAGGACAAGAAAAAACGAGTTTTTATCGAAAAAAATCGTGAAGAAGACCATATGCGTTTATGAAATGATTATTTCAGTGAAACTCCAACATATCTTGGAAATCTTTTCCGGCGACGATTTAGAATGAACAAGCCATTGTTCATGCATATTGTTGATCGACTCTCCAATGAAGTTTCATTCTTTCGACAAAAAAAAGACGGTCTCGGAAGGCTTGGTCTCTCTACACTTCAAAAGTGTACAACAACTATTCGTGTGTTGGCATATGGTTCTGCGCTTGATGCGGTCGACGAATACCTCAGGCTCGGTTCAACCACTACTCTGTTATGTGTGGAAAATTTTGTGGAAGCAAAAATAAATTTGTTTGGCGATGAGTACCTAAGACGATCAACACCGGGTGATCTTCAGCGTCTACTTCATATTGGAGAGCTTCGTGGATTTTCCAGGATGATCGGAATCATCGATTGTATGCATTGGGAGTGGAAGAATTGTCTCACCGCTTGGAAAGGGCAATATTCTCGTGGTTCGGGAAAACCCACAATCGTTTTAGAGGCGGTTGCTTCATATGATCTCTGGATATGGCATACGTTTTTTGGACCTCCAGGTACCTTAAATGATATTAATGTTCTTGATCGCTCACCTGTTTTTGATAACATAATAAATGGTCAAGCCCCGCAAGTGAATTTCTCGGTCAACGGACGAGAGTACCATTTGGCTTATTATCTCACCGATGGTATTTATCCAAAATGGGCAACTTTTATCCAATCTATTCCAATTCCATAAGGGCCGGAAGCAGTTTTATTTGCGCAATGTCAAGAAGCTGTCCGAAAAGATGTCGAACGTGCTTTCGGAGTCTTGCAAGCTCGATCTGTCATTTTTAAAAATCCAGCACTTTTTGGGGATAAAGTCAAAATTGGGCAGATTATGAGAGCATGTATCATACTCCATAATATGATAGTAGAAGACGAACATAATGAATACACTTAATTTAATGTTTCGCATTTCCAACAAGGAGAAGACAGCGGAAGTTCACATGTCGATTTCACATATTCTACAGATATCCCTACAAATATCGTCAATATGATGGGTGTTCGAACTAGAATTCGTGATAGATAAGTGCATCAACAACTGAAATGTGATTTGGTTGAACATATATGGCGTAAATTTGGACGTGATCAAAACAACAACTGAAGCTTGGATGCCTCTTTGAAATTATTATCGTTTATTTTTGTAATCTTTGTTTTTATGTTTTTATTTAAAAATCTATGTTTCAAATGTTTATGTTTAACTTTGTTTTTTTAAATAAATTTTATCGTCAATAAAATAATGTTTAATAAATTTTTTTTAAGAACTCCTAATTAAGAAACTACCAATGGAACACTAAAATTAAGAGTTTCTTAACAAAAGTTCTTAATTTCACTTTAATACTAAAAAAATCACTAAGAGCCCTCTTAGGGGTTGCCCCAATAAACATGCTTAATTGTTTCTTAAGAGCATGATTAACTCGGGTTCTTAGGGTGAGGTTCTTAACTCATGATTTGACGTTTTTTGTTATATATTTTTTTTTTTTACACTTTTCGACTAAGAACCGGCTCTTATATCTATTTTTTGAAAGCAGGTTTTTAGTTTTTCTTAGTTAAAAGCTAGGAAATGGTTCTTAACCAAAGCTAAGAACCCCAGCCTAAAAACCCGGATTAATCATGGTCTTATATTCCGGTAAGAACTCCACCCAAAGGATCCTTTACTAATTATGAAAAAAAAAAAAAAAAAAATAAAACAAAAAAAACTGTCAAATCAAAAATTAAGAACCTCGAATTAATAACATGATCGGAAGTATCCGAGGAGGAAAAAAAAGAAGATACCCTTTTGCGTGGAAGTATCCAATCCTTCCCACCTCTCGTTTCCGCCTGCCTCTTTCTCTCGACTTTTAGTTCTTAAATATTAACTAATTACCGAATTTCACATGTGTAATATTTGGTTCAATCTGACCAAATTTTAGAAAAGTCAGATATCTATTCCGTTTCAAAGCTCTGCTACGTTGTGGAATTGTATATTTTTGTTTGTAGTTTTCTGTATCTATGTTTAGTTACTAGAAAACATATAAATAATCAAATCAAAACAAAATGAAAAAAGAAAAACAGCAGCTAAAATTGTAAGATCCACTTAAGCCGTAAAATAAGCTTTCAAATACCCCTTTGACATCGATTACTTCCATTGCACTTACTTGCTTCCATGTTACCATTATTCTCCTATGTGTTTCTTTATTATTTAAATATTTTATAATAAAATTAAAGATGTTAATTTAATGTGCGTGGTGTGCGCAAGTGAATTAAAGAAGCCAACTTCCTAGTTCCAAAGCCCTTTATGAAAAGAAAAAAAAAATTCCTGGTTCCACTTTCTCCTTAATCTTCTTTTCATATCTCCTATATATACCTCAGTTTCCTACACACTTTCTCCGGTTCCACATCATCTTCTCTGTATATCTACTCTCCTTATTTAATCTTCTTCTACACACACACACGCAGCCACATGTACATGTAAAGCAGATACTGAGATCAATATCGTTATCAATGAATTTACCACCGGGATTCAGATTCTTTCCCACGGACGAAGAGCTCGTCGTCCACTTCCTCCACCGCAGAGCTTCACTCTTGCCTTGTCATCCTGACGTCATCCCTGATCTCGATCTTTACCCTTACGATCCTTGGGACCTTCCCGGTATGTACACTCACATGCATATCTGATATCCCTCTCCATATACGTATCATGCAACATATTTATAATTGAAAGCCTTTTTTACGAATTTTTTTTTTTATAATTGACTCTATCTATGTATGCATGCATGCATGTGAGTGTGTATCATGTATGTTATATGTTTAGTTGACAATATGTTGATCGTTGTCACCAAGTCACCAACTTAAGTAACTAATCTGTCTTTTCTTTAGCAGTAGACTTTTGTTGGGTTGCTCTTTTTAAGGATTGTTTTTGTTTTCAAAATCTTACCATACACACAAATACCAATAATGCCAATCTCTACCTGATAAGTTTCCTTTTAATTCTTTTGGAAGGAATCTATTAATTGGTGAACTGTAATTATTAATATTGCTTTCTTCATATTCATACATACGCACCGATTTAATCATTCAATCTCATGATACACAAACACAATCAATCATATACACACCAAAACATGTACGTGGACATATATAACAACAAATACACATGTAATTAATATACTACGTACTGACAATTTATCTTCTTTTTTTGGCTAAACTTTGGTACTGACAATTTTTCTTACACTAACTTTGTTTACGTATGATTATAGGGAAAGCTTTGGGAGAAGGGAGGCAATGGTACTTCTACAGTAGAAAGACGCAAGAAAGAGTGACAAGCAATGGGTATTGGGAATCAATGGGAATAGACGAGCCAGTTTTCACAAGCTCCACACACAAGAGAGTGGGTATAAAAAAGTATCTGACTTTCTATCTCGGGGATTCTCAGAGTAACTGGGTCATGCAAGAATATTCTCTCCCAGATTCCTCTTCTTCATCTGGTCGATCTTCTAAGAGATCAAGCCGTGGTTCTACTAGTTCTAGTCATAAACCAGTAAGCTCCCTATATTGTTTCATAAGCTAACATAAACTTAGGACCGGTCATAAACTTAAGCAAGTGAAACATTGACTTATTGTGCCAAAAAATTTAAAATAATTTAAATAAACATAAACCTTAGAATTTGTAAAACAAAACTATATCTAGACATATAAAATTCTTAATAAACTGGTTAAAGCTCCCAAAATTTCAGGGTCGATCTTGCTTTAATTTTAAGTTTTCTAGTTAACAAAATTGATCTCCACGTGGCATGGATATTTGTTAACAGGATTATAGCAAGTGGGTAATATGCAGAGTGTATGAACAAAATTCCAGTGAAGAAGAGGATGATGATGGGGCAGAACTCTCATGTTTGGATGAAGTGTTTTTGTCTTTAGATGATCTTGACGAAGTAAGCTTACCGTAATGAGGACAGAAGCACCCAAAAAGAAAAGGTTTAGTGGGCAATTATTTCTAAAATCTTTGTATCAAAAAGAAAAAAATGGAAAAGGAGAATGAGAATGACATCATTCTTACAAGTTATGTGTTGTAAGATTAGTAATCCCAATTTGCAAGCAAGAAGCAAAACAAAAGGGAAGAATATCTAGTCTTGTTGTATTTTTTTTAATAAATATTCAAATATATGTACACTTCAATACTGAATTAGTTCCCCGAATTCCCTAGTATTCCAAAAAGAAAAATACTGAATTAGTTATCTTTGATTTGAATTAATAATTCTCCTTACGATAACCACAACAATAATTCACGAAAATATGTTATATGAACCAATGAAACAATATGGTGAAAATAAATAATAGATTTATGGTCAGTTCAATCACAACCCTTAAGTTATTGGTTACTGTAGATTACCAATACAATTTAAATTAATATATATATATATCGTCTTTTTGCCTAATATACCTAAGGTTAGGAGGAAAGCCTCATCTACTAGTTTGGGATGAATTTGCAGCATACTTTGCATCATTTGAACAATATTATAACTTTTTTATCAAAAAACAATATTATAACTTAAATATATTTTTACTGGTAGAAACGATTAGAGTTTTGACTAACAAGATCCAAAGCATTAGAACGTTTTTGTATTAAGAAGTGGGAAATAGTAATGATTATGTTACCACTGGATGCATGCAAATGAGACTTAAAAAAAAAAGCCCCCCATGTTGGCAAATAATCATGGGGAAATGCTTATAGTGTGTTTAAAAAGTTATAGAGACCAAACTAACTTTTTTCGTTTGTTCTTTCTTTCTTGAAAGTTTATATGATTTATAATTTATAACTCAACAAATATATAAGAATAAATTTCTCTTTTTACAGATGGAAGAGACAGGCAGCTTGGAAAACAATGTTTATATATGGTGATAATTAACAGTCCTAAGTTCTTAAAGGCAACAAAAAGGTTTTAAGATAACAAAATTCAATATTACAAGCAAATTATGTTGAAGTACATAGTGTGACATTTACATTTTTATATGTACGTGTGGCCTAAACCTGATCCGGTTTCAAGTAGTAGGATTGGTGTTGTGTTAATTATTTATGAGTTTAGCAATCGAGAGCCTTTTTCTCCAAGTTATAGCCTCTCTCTATCTCTATAGATCTTTGATTAGGTTTAGTAGTTGTCTTGTGTTGCCGAGCCAAGAAACATTCTTTCTTCATCTATTTTATATTTTCATTTTTTTATTTTAATGGGTGCTTGCTTAACAAGCACTGACTCATGTATGATGCAAGCACCTTGCACATATAAGTAATTAATAATAAAAAGCAATAAAACAGAAAATATTTTAAGTTGGCAAAGAGTGCGATGCGATTCAAATCATTCACCAAAAAAAAAAATTCCACCTTATAGCACATTGTTATAGCACGTTTTACTGAACTGGTATCGTGGATGAGTTTGAAATTTATGTCTTATATAATATCATTAGATAAACGCTATGATATGATGAATTCTAAAATAACATTTAATTAATGTTATTTTTAAAATTAAGTGAACGGAAAAATAAAACCACTGATTATGCCAATAATTAGCGGGAAATTATAATTAAGTACCAAAAACATTATTTAAGCGGTTTCAGTAATGTTATCAAAAACATGTAATAGCATTTTTCTAACGCTAAAAAATGCTATTCGAATCTCTAAACCCTAAACATGGTTTTAAACTCTAAACTCTAAAGACAACCCTTAAACTATCTTTTCATATTATAATTTCAAATCTTAAAATTAAACTCAAAATTTAATCTTTTTAATCGTAAACTATAATTTCCTAATTACAAATCTTTAATAAAACTCTATATCCTAAATTCTAACTTCAAACATAAACTATAATTTCAATACTCTAAACATAAACTTCAAACCTTATATCATAAAACAATAAAATTTGCTTTACAACACTAAACTTTATTTATATAACTTATATCATAAAACACTAAGTTTATTTTAAATTTCAAACCCTATATCCGAGCTTCTAACCCTAATTATGTTCTAACTCGTACTTACAAAAGTAACAAAATATTAAAAGGTTCAAGCCCTTATTAAGTTTATAATTTTTCAAAATTTTCAAAAAACCTTAACTTCATACACTATATCCAAACTTTAATATATTTTAACTTTATATAAAAATCAAACACGTCAGTATCATATTTACTCAATTTAAATTAATATTTTAATTTCTATGTTAAAAAATTCAAAAGCTTGATATATAAATTTTGTATTATCCAAGATATAAATTAAATATAACTATAAATCAAAATTTTATATAACTTTCCCAAAGTTAAAAAAATCAATTAACAAAAATTTTTTGTAAAAGTTTAGAAGATATGATGAGCATGTTATTGGTTAAGAAAGTGTCTATATATTAAAAAAAACGTTATAATCAAAATTTATTTTAAATCTAAATTTTAAATTTAAATTTTACATCCGTTTTCAAAACTTCAAATTTTAAATTTAAATGCTAAACTATATTTCATAAACTCTTAACTCTATTTTCTAATACCTAAATACCAATCACAAAGTTGAACTTTTAAAATTTAAATCAAAATTTGTAAATTGTGAAATCTAAATCTTAGGTTTTTCCCAAAATAATTTTTATTTTCGAAAATTTATCATAATATTTATATATTAAGCACACAGAAAAATGAATAGGAAAACAATTGATACAAAGAAACAATTACAAAAATATATGATAGGTCAACATAATGTGGCCAATCACGTGAAAAGGTGCAGATCATTCATTGTGTAACCACAACCATTGATGAAAGTTAATCTAACGGACACAAATGCACAAAGATTAAAACCCCCAATTTGTTCTTCTATCTCCTCCTCTTCCCTCTTTCCGTGAAAAATCTGGTCTCTCAATCGATCTCTCTTTCTCTTCACACCTTTGTCATCTTCTCTTTTTTCTCTCATTATGCAGTTTTTTAAATCTAATTTCTCTGCTCTCTCTTTTTTTTCCAGATCGAATTGCTTCTCCCTGCCATGAAGTTCACATCGTCTCAAGCTCCCTGCCATGAAGTTCACCACCTCGCCTCTGCTAGACTCTCCTCGCTTCATCTCGACTCTCCTTTGACTTCAATGGACGCGGAGATGGTGAAGCCTCGGAAGCTGCGTCGGAGAAGGCACGAAAACTGTAGTGGAGGAGACCCTGAGGCCGGTAGCAGAGACGATGACGTCTCCTGTCAAGGCTGGAGGAGGCCAGGCGCATGACTGTTGGAGGAGGCGGCTGGAGTGTTCCTTTGTATTTTAGGTTTAGTGTTTTTTTTTTTTTTAGGGTTTTTTGGTTTATTGTAAACCTAATTGGAGAAATTGTGGTGGTTTACTTTATTTTTTAATTTCTGGTTTAGTTTTGTAAACCGAAATTTATTTATAAAACAATTTTAATTTATGGATAAATTTATTTTATTTTTAATTATAAAGTAATTTTCAGTTTAATTTTAATTATTTTAATTATAATTAATTTTGTTTTATCATAAAAAGACCTATATTTAAGTTAATACTATCATTTAAATATTGCTATCTTATTTCCAATTTTCATAGCATTTCGTAAAAAGGGTACTGCTCATGGTTTTGTTGTTTTTGGAATAACATGCTCATAACTATAAAACCTTTTTTTTTTACGATACATAACTATAAAACTTCAATGATCATATATAAAAGTAACAAGCTCTGCTTCTTACACAAGTAACAAAACAACGAGAACACTTCTACTACATTGCAACATTCCAAATCAATATTAAAAAGAAACAAAGACTTGGGTTCGAGCCATCGACTATAGATGGTCAAGACTCAAGATAACACAATACAAAACAGAGAGAACCATGAATATACAAAGGACCAAAGAGAAAAAGGAAACAAAAAAAAACCCACAACACTATACATATTACATAAGCTTTACATAGATTCTACCTTTTTAGTGTCTGCTTCAGGCTGCCATTAAGTAGAGACATAAGCCCACCACCATGAACTCTCTCCTCATGAATCATAAGTCAAACATGTTCCTCCCATTGCTATTGCTACTCTTATTGTCTGTTTCAGGTCTCTCAGTGTTTGAGAAGCTTAAAGATTTCATAGATGGAGGCACAAGAACCTGCATTGGTATCATCACCTTCTGTCTTTTTCTCAAGATGCTGCTGCGGATAGCGGTCAATCGAGTCAGTGCAATCAGAGACCGCACTGACTTCAGACAGAGAATAATCAGTGGTGGTAGAGACAAGACCACTAAAAAGTCCTGGTCCAATCAAACCAATTTTGCTTCCAGCTTTGTCCTTAGACATACTATTATGCGCAGCGCATAAACCACTCTTCCCTCTAGCAAACTTCTCACATACCAGACCTCCACCCCAGGAGCATCTTACCTCCACCATGAGCCTTACACAACTCAGTACTACCTTGTACACTCTTCTCACACCCTAAGCACTTGCACCGTTTCCCACCACCATGCTTCACACAACAATCAGTCTTTCCACGAGCGCTCTTAGTACACCCCACCGCCACACATCTCTTCCCACCACCATGAGCTACACAGAAACTCGTCGCACCATGCACGCTTTTAGAACATATCCCACCTCCATCAAACATACATCGTTTCCCTCCACCGTGTGCTTTACACAGAGGAGTACTACCTTCAGCTCCTTTAGTACATCCACCAAAGATACAACGTTTCCCACCGCCATGACCTTTGCAGTAGTTGGTACTCCCTTGAGCACCTTTAGTACAGTCTAAAGACTGACAACGCCTACCACCACCATGTGATATACAAAGACCAGCTTGTCCCTCAGCACTTCGCTTACATCCTTCAACCCTACACCTTTTGCCACCACCGTGCTTGATGCAGAGTCCTGATTTGTCACGTGCAGCCTTACCACATCCTTCAGGGAACCCACACCTTCTTCCACCTCCATGAGATATGCAGAAGTCTGTTTTCCCTTCAGCGCTTTTTGTGCATCCCAAGTGTTGGCATCTCTTTCCTCCACCGTGTGCTTTGCAGAAAGTGGTTGTGCTCTCAGCACCTTTGTTGCAGCCTGGCTTTTTACATCTCTGCCCACCTCCATGGCCAATGCAGAGCCCTGATGCTCCTCTAGCTCCCTTGGCACATCCTATGAATCTGCACTTCTTTGGATTGGTCGTCCTGTTATGAGAAGATGTGGCAGATGCTGTCTTGTAAGAGAAAGAAGTACCTAGAGAGAACTCTGACTCATCATGGCTCAGCTGTGAATTATAAGCATTAGTGTGTGTATATGTCAGTGAGGAACAATCAAGCCCGCTGAAACTGTCCATGGTCACAGAAGGAGGACCTAGTTTCAAGATTGAGTTATCCTCTGATGAGAGTTCATGAACAGTCCCAGAAGAAGCTGAGACTTTGTTGTTATTGTTATTAACACTGACATTGTAATAGTACGAGGGAGGTGGTGGACCTAAACCGAGAACCAACCGGCAACCACCATCAGGACAAGTAGTTACATCAGAACAAAGGTTATGGTGGTGGTGAGAGCTCCCCATTAATCTCCCTGAGCTGCTTCCAGGGCATTTCAAGGTGAG
It encodes:
- the LOC106316068 gene encoding NAC transcription factor 25-like, whose protein sequence is MNLPPGFRFFPTDEELVVHFLHRRASLLPCHPDVIPDLDLYPYDPWDLPGKALGEGRQWYFYSRKTQERVTSNGYWESMGIDEPVFTSSTHKRVGIKKYLTFYLGDSQSNWVMQEYSLPDSSSSSGRSSKRSSRGSTSSSHKPDYSKWVICRVYEQNSSEEEDDDGAELSCLDEVFLSLDDLDEVSLP